The following is a genomic window from Amycolatopsis cihanbeyliensis.
CCGTGGGCCAGCGCGTAGTCGTTGCGATCCTCGCCGGTCCCGGAGGGCTGGCGCTGCTCCGATGGAACGCTGGAGTTCTCCTGGTCACCAGATGGTTGCGATCCTCGCCGGTCCCGGAGGGCTGGCGCTGCTGGCCTCGCCATCGCCGAAGCGCTGGCCCAGTTGCAGGTTGCGATCCTCGCCGGTCCCGGAGGGCTGGCGCTGCCGTGGGGTTCCTCCGGACTGATCACCCCATGCACCAGTTGCGATCCTCGCCGGTCCCGGAGGGCTGGCGCTGCATGAGCGCATGGCGAAGCACGGATCGAAAGCCGAGGTTGCGATCCTCGCCGGTCCCGGAGGGCTGGCGCTGCCTGATCGTGGACCGGTGGGACATCGTGGACGCTGGCGTTGCGATCCTCGCCGGTCCCGGAGGGCTGGCGCTGCCGGGAGGACACCACCGGGGACTACCGCACCAACCCGTTGCGATCCTCGCCGGTCCCGGAGGGCTGGCGCTGCGGTCCGCGCACGTGGATCTGGACGCGATCGAGGCCGTTGCGATCCTCGCCGGTCCCGGAGGGCTGGCGCTGCCCGGAGGCGATCTACCGACAAGCCGGCAGTCGAGACGTTGCGATCCTCGCCGGTCCCGGAGGGCTGGCGCTGCAGCGGGCCGACGTGGACCGCATCATCGAGGCCCTGGTTGCGATCCTCGCCGGTCCCGGAGGGCTGGCGCTGCGGTCAGCTCGTGCTGGACCCGGACCTGTCGCCAGGGTTGCGATCCTCGCCGGTCCCGGAGGGCTGGCGCTGCGGGTTGTACGCCAGATGATCCGCAAGGATGCGATAGTTGCGATCCTCGCCGGTCCCGGAGGGCTGGCGCTGCCCGTTCCCGGGGCGGCCCCGCCGCCCCCGCTGGTGTTGCGATCCTCGCCGGTCCCGGAGGGCTGGCGCTGCTGGCGCGAGGATCACCAGAATGCGCCCCAGCGAGTCGTTGCGATCCTCGCCGGTCCCGGAGGGCTGGCGCTGCCGCGATGGTCAGCGGCACCAGGCTGTCGCCGAACGAAGTTGCGATCCTCGCCGGTCCCGGAGGGCTGGCGCTGCGACACCTGATGTGCGCCTACTATGCCGATGTTGCAGTTGCGATCCTCGCCGGTCCCGGAGGGCTGGCGCTGCCCCACATCAGCAGGGACGACATCCTACTGATGACCTGGATCGTCCGGTCGAGCCCAGATCGTGGGATGACACGCCACAGTTTAGTTGGGAACCTTCCGGTGTGTCGCACCACGCTTGGGGTTCCCAACCCGCCATGGAGGACGTCCCGGCGGTCCAAGGGTATGGTTCGCCACTACCTGCGCCAGTTTCGCGCCGCCGCGCATTCCCAGCGACCCCGACACCAGCCGCTGTCGGTCCGTCGCGTCGTCGGCTGGATCATGGCCGACTCGCAGAATACGGACGCTACCGACGACCAGCCCGCACTTCACTTCTTCGTGCGAGGGCTACGCAGCGATCAGGACGCGGTCACCGCCGGGCTCACTCTGCCCTGGAGCAGCGGGGGCGTTGAGGGCCACGGGAACCGGGTGGCGATGCTGAAACACCAGGTGTTCGGTCGTGCCAAGCCCGACGTGCTCCGCAAACGCGTCCTGCTCGCCGACTGAGCCGGATAGGCTCGATCACAGAAGGCGTGCCAGAACCACGATTCGGACGCCACGCCTTGATCAGATTCACGTGCCGCCGACACCACCCGGCGTTGTTGCGGGGTCTGCACCTTATCTATCGTCGTTGCCTCTGGTACCTGCTCCTGCGGTCGGCCACGGGTTGTCGGCAGCCTCTGCTAAGACAACCAGGTGTATGTCTTCGGCGGCTCGGTCCGAGAGGCAGCCGAGCTACTGGATGGCTCGGCCGACGAGTTCGTAGCTGGGTGTGCTCGTCGGTTCCGTGAGCTGCATGGTGAGGATCCTGGCTATCGGGAGCGGGCCAGCTGGCCGGTGCTCGTGCGTGCCATGATGCGGGCTGGGCTGGGCGAGTTGTGGCTGGGGCTGGAGTTCTCACTGCACGGCACAGGTCAGCGTGTTGACGCGCTTGTCCTCGGCACTCGCGCGGACGGCGGGCTGCAGGCCACGGTTGTGGAGTTGAAGCAGTGGAGCGACTGCGTACTGCTGGAAGCTGAGCCGTCGAGAGTCCTGGTTCGCGGTGAACTGCTCACGCACCCGTGCGCGCAGGTAGCCGGCTATCTGTGGTATCTGGCTACCTGGGTGCGGCGGGCGGAGTTGGACCTGCTGGTGCGGGGTGTGGCTGTGCTGCACAACGCGTCGCCCAGCGTGGTGGCCGACCTCCGCGGCTCGGTCGTGCGTTCCACCGGAAGCGACGAGATCGCCGTCCTCGGCCGCGCCGAGCTGGACGTCCCCGAGGCCGTCCGCGCTGGCCTCGCCGCCGATGGCCTGGCCGGGCCGGCGGACGAGCAGATCAAGGCGGTGCGGGAGGCCCGGCACATCCCACCGTTGTCGCTGTTCACGGAACTGGAGCGGGTCCTGAACAACGACTCGAGCATGACCCTGGTCGGCGAACAGCAGGATGCGCTGTTGGAGCTGCGCAGCAGGCTGAAGGCGGCGTTGTCCGCGCCCGGACGGCATCTGATCCTGGTGACCGGCGGTCCGGGGACCGGCAAGTCCGTCATCGCCGTCCGGCTCCTCGCCGCGATCCCGAAGCTCGCCGAACAGCTCGGCACCACCTGCACAGCACGGTATCTGACCCCGTCGGGAACGCTGCGCTGGCAGCTGGAGCGCGCGGCGGGCCCGGCAGGCAAGGGCTTGTTCCACACCGTGCGGGGATACCTCAAGGCGAAGCCGAAGGAGCGCCATGTGCCGGTCGTCGACGAGGCCCAGCGGATCGCCGATGCCGTGCACAAGATCCCGGAGATCCTCGACGCCACCCGGCTGGCGGTGCTCTTCCTCGACGAGAAGCAGATCATCCTGCCCAACGAGGGCATCACCTCTGATGCGCTCGAACGGCTCGCCGGCGGCAAGGGGGTCACGGTCAGCCCGATCAACCTGGTGAACCAGTTCCGCTGCGCTGGATCGCAACGGTATCTGGGCTGGGTCGACGCGTTGCTGACCCAAGGGCCATCCCCGCGGCCATGGACAGATGACGAGTACGACTTCGCGACTGTCACCGACCCGCAAGCGCTGAAGAACTGGGTCGACGCTCATACTCGCGACGGCACGACCGCGCGGATCTCCGCGGGGTTCTGCTGGCCATGGACCAAGGGCACCGCAAAGGACGAACTGCTCGACGACGTCGAGCTGAGGTGGCAGGACCGTGCCAGTGGTGCCGAGCGTGAGCTACGCCTGCCGTGGAACTCGAAGTTCGAGAAGCCCGACCGCGAGGGCAACGTCGCCATCCCGCACAGCCAGGCCTGGGCCACCGATCCGGGTGGCCACGAGCAGGTCGGCTGCATCTACACCGCACAGGGCCTGGAGTATCCCTACAGTGCCGTCGTCCTGGGCCCGGACCTCGTCCGGCGCAACGACCGGTGGCAAGCCCGCCCCGACCGCAGCTGGGACCCGGCCATGGAGGGCGTGACGCCCGAGCAGTACCTGGTCCTGGCGTTCAACATCTATCGTGTCCTGCTCACCCGGGGCACCCGCGGCTGCCGGGTGTACTCGACCGACCCGGCCACTCAGCGGTACCTCGAACACCTCATCCCTACCCGGGCAGGCGAGTCATAGGGTGGGTGGCATGGAGGTCGAGGAGCTCGTCGAGCGTCTGCGCTCGTTCGCGCAGGTCCGGGACTGGGAGCAGTTCCACAACCCGAAGAACCTGGTCATGGCCCTGACCGGGGAAGTAGGGGAGCTGGCGGAGCTGTTCCAGTGGCTCACCCCGGCGGAGTCGGCCCGGGTCATGGACGACCCGGGCAGCGCAGAACGGGTGCGTCACGAGATCGCGGACGTGCTGGCCTACCTGCTGCGCCTGGCTGACGTGCTCCAGGTCGATGTCGTGTCGGCTCTGGCCGACAAGATCACGGTCAACGAGGCGAAGTACCCGGTTGACCTGGCGCGGGGGTCCGCGGCGAAGTACGACCAGCTGTGAACGTCCCCTGACCAGCCTGCTCGGCCGCCGCGGGAGGCGGGCAGGGTGGCGACTGGGCAGCGGCAGGAAGGTCCGCCTCGGCGGGTCGGCGCCGTGCCAAGCGGAGGGTCCGCTACCGTGACCGCATACAGCCGCCTGGCTTCCGCTTGCCCGGCAAGCGGACACGCCACTCTTGTATGGGAGTTTCGACGTGCCCTCGTTCCTGCTGAGCAGATCCGTTCGCGGTGTCCTGCAGCTCGCCGCTGCCGACGCCCTGGTGGACCAGTTGACCACCCAGTTCGCCGTCAAGTACGGATATCGCCCTACCGAAGCCGAGCAGGGGGCGTGGCGAGCCAGCCTGCCGGCGCTCGCGCACGAGCTTGACGAGTGCGGCCTGGGCGAGGTCGAGATGCTCATCGAGTACCAGCTGCCCCTGTC
Proteins encoded in this region:
- a CDS encoding DNA/RNA helicase domain-containing protein, with the protein product MRAGLGELWLGLEFSLHGTGQRVDALVLGTRADGGLQATVVELKQWSDCVLLEAEPSRVLVRGELLTHPCAQVAGYLWYLATWVRRAELDLLVRGVAVLHNASPSVVADLRGSVVRSTGSDEIAVLGRAELDVPEAVRAGLAADGLAGPADEQIKAVREARHIPPLSLFTELERVLNNDSSMTLVGEQQDALLELRSRLKAALSAPGRHLILVTGGPGTGKSVIAVRLLAAIPKLAEQLGTTCTARYLTPSGTLRWQLERAAGPAGKGLFHTVRGYLKAKPKERHVPVVDEAQRIADAVHKIPEILDATRLAVLFLDEKQIILPNEGITSDALERLAGGKGVTVSPINLVNQFRCAGSQRYLGWVDALLTQGPSPRPWTDDEYDFATVTDPQALKNWVDAHTRDGTTARISAGFCWPWTKGTAKDELLDDVELRWQDRASGAERELRLPWNSKFEKPDREGNVAIPHSQAWATDPGGHEQVGCIYTAQGLEYPYSAVVLGPDLVRRNDRWQARPDRSWDPAMEGVTPEQYLVLAFNIYRVLLTRGTRGCRVYSTDPATQRYLEHLIPTRAGES
- a CDS encoding transposase → MVRHYLRQFRAAAHSQRPRHQPLSVRRVVGWIMADSQNTDATDDQPALHFFVRGLRSDQDAVTAGLTLPWSSGGVEGHGNRVAMLKHQVFGRAKPDVLRKRVLLAD
- a CDS encoding nucleotide pyrophosphohydrolase gives rise to the protein MEVEELVERLRSFAQVRDWEQFHNPKNLVMALTGEVGELAELFQWLTPAESARVMDDPGSAERVRHEIADVLAYLLRLADVLQVDVVSALADKITVNEAKYPVDLARGSAAKYDQL